The Synergistaceae bacterium sequence GAGAGCCCTGATCTCCCCGATCGTCGCGACGTCCTCGAGGAAGGAGTACGCCTCCTCCACCGTATCAAGGGACAGGAACGCACGACACAGCTGATCAGTCAGTTTGTCCTTCCATTTCTCAGTCATGACAGCCAACCTCCTTCTGTATTCGTAATAACGCTTGCGATACGAAGTCCATCTCTTGCCCGTTACCGACGCTCACCCGGACAAGGCACCGGGATTCGGCCTCGTGGAGAGGGTGAAAGATTCGCTTGAGCGAGATGCCTTCGAGAAATGACGCCATCCTGTCCCATGCCACGGGGGCTCGTATTAGAACGAAGTTCCCGTCGCTTAGGAACGCCCTCCAGCCGTCAAGGGAATTGACCTCTTGGATGAAATTGTCGCGAAGCCGGGTGATCCCCCGAACCCCTTCAAACAGCAAGGATCGGTGTTCAAGTGCGATCTCCGCCGCCGCCGCGGTCAGGGAGTTCACATTGAACGGGGCGCGGACGTCGGAGAGCTCAGACGCGGTTCTCTCTCCGCACACTGCGTAGCCAAACCTGAGCCCCGCAAGTCCCCACGCCTTCGACATAGTTTTGAGGACCGCAACGTTCTTGGGCAGATCCTCGCCTTTCATGGAGTCCAGCCAAGTGCTTCGGGCGAACTCCCCGTAGGCCTCGTCGACGAGGATAGTCGGTTCAGCCAGTGAGACCACTTTGCCGATAAAAGAAGCAGGGTGCGTAAGGCCGGTGGGGTTGTTGGGAGTGTCCAACAGCACCAGGGAGGGACTCGTCTCAGACGCGGCCCTGATGAACGAGTCGTAGTCGAAGACCGGCTCATCTCCGTCCAGATCGGCGGGGATGAGCTGCAGGTCGGCCTTGAACAGTCCTGCGAGACGGTGATACTCGGAAAAAGTCGGGGAGAAGGCCAGGACCACGTCCCTCGGCCCAACGTACTTCGTGAAGATCATCCAGAGCAGCTCGTCCCCCCCGTTGCCGAGGACTATCCGCTCCGCCGGAAACCCGCAGTAGGAGGACAGTTTCTCTCTCAGTTCGCCGTGGTCCGGATCGGGATACCTGTTGAAGGGAATATCTCTTGCCGTCTCGAGGAATAACTTTTTCACGCTTTCCGGAAGGTCGTACGGCTTTTCGTTCTTATCGAGAGGACAGAGCATATATACAACCACCCTTCTATGCGAGTGCGCACAAAACATTATTATGATATGCTACGATTGCTGTTATCAGTATGTTTCGCAGTCTAGCACTCTGCAACGTTAATGTCAATTATTTATCGGCCGTACAGTTGTATTCAACAAAGTGATCCGACGACGGCCGGGGCGGGAGGTAGACTGAATGAGCTCAGCGGTGTTCATAGAGACAGAGAGGCTTTTTGAAGAAGAGGGAGTGTTGGCCGGGGAGATACTATCCTCCTCGGGGACTCTTTTGTTTCCCGCCGGGCTTGACCTGGAGTCCCTTCGCGCGGCCCATCCCGACGCCATTGAACAATTGAAGAGGCACGGCATCGAAAAGGTGCTCGTGAAAAAGCATGAACCCATAACGGAGGAGGAGTTCCGCAGGCTCATCTCGAATCTCTCTCCCCCCGTAGTCCGAATGAATCCCCTGCTGGCGAGGGTCCTGGCCCACCAGATGAGCGTCATCTACACCAACGCGAGCAACAGGGAGGTCAGGGAGAGAGGTATCAGGTCGCTCTACTCGATTGGCGAGCATCTCTCCTCCGAGGTCCGCCGGATCCCGCAGATAACCCTCTCCCTCGGAGAGGATGCCGAGCGCAAGTTCGAAGAGGTCCTGCACGGGGTGAATGTCGCGGTGCTGGCCGGGTTCATAGCAAAAAAACTCTTCCCGTCCTGGCCTGAGCTGGCCAAATCCGTGACGATCGGGGCGCTGTTTCACGATATAGGAAAGGCCTTCATCTCCCCGGCAGGAGGGGGGCTCGATAGGGCGGACGGGGCCTATCGCGCTCATCCTCTTCTTGGAGAGGCCCTGTTAAGGGACTCGGGGATAAAGAATCATGATATCCTTTCTTTCGTGAGGTCTCATCACGAGTCCTGGGACGGCGGCGGATTCCCGGACGGCCTCTCCGGAGAGAGCATCCCGGTGGGAGCGAGAATAGTAGCCGTGGCCAACGCCTTCATCAACCTGATGGTCTCCGGAGAGGAGGGCGGGAGAAGGTCGGATCGCGCCATCTCCTCCGTCATAGCGACGACCCTGGGGAGGTTCGACAGGTACATTGTGAGGACGCTGCTCGCAGCGGTCGGGCTGTATCCGGCGGGATCGGTGGTGGAGCTTAGCGACGGCAGGAGCGGAGTCGTTCTCGAGACACGGGAGAGAGACCTGATCCGCCCGAAGATCCTTCTTATGAGCGGACTTGCGAGAAACAGGGAGAGGGAGCCGGCGATCGTGGACCTGCGAAAGGATGCCGCGTTGAGCATTATCCGAGCGACAGGTGACTACGGCGCCATGCCTCTTCCACCCCTCGCGGCGGGAGAGGAGAGGGCGAGCATGCTTTTCAGGAAACACCGCCCGCCGACGGTCCTCAACCCCAGATAATTTTGTAGTCAAATGTCCGAAAAAGGCGATGCATATTGACACTCGTGGATCTTTGTTGTATCATCCCTCCTGTCGTATGCGGGAGTGTGGCGGAATCGGTAGACGCAGCGGACTTAAAATCCTCCGGGCAATGGCCCTTACGGGTTCGAGTCCCGTCACTCCCACCAACAGGGATGGTTACCGCGGGGTGGAGCAGTCAGGAAGCTCGTCGGGCTCATAACCCGAAGGTCGCAGGTTCAAATCCTGCCCCCGCAACCAATTCGGCGGTGTAGCTCAGATGGCTAGAGCATGCGGTTCATACCCGCAGTGTCGCTGGTTCGATTCCAGTCACCGCCACCACAAAGAAGAACGAAAGGCGGAGACTTCATCTCCGCCTTTTTTATTGGGGAGGCCACATGGTTCTACAGAGAACGGGCAAGGGGCATAGGGCCGTTCCTTACTCTCATTCCGCGGAGCGTCTGAAAAAAGTATTTCGGGAGATCGGCGTGGAACAGGGATGGTGGAAGTCGGAACTTCCCATCGTACTGGCCGTATCCGGTGGAGTGGACTCCATGGCGCTCTTCTGGTTCTTCCACACTCTGTGGAAGGGGCGGATCGCGATCGCGCACCTGAACCACGGCATCAGGGGCGAAAGCGCGGACAAAGACCAGGCCTTCGTGGGCGAGATCGCAAAGCTTCACGACGCGCCTCTTATAACGGAAAGCCTGCCTGTCCCGTCCTTGCTTCGTCGTGGAGAGTCCCTCGAGGACGGCGCTCGCCGCATCCGCTACGAGTTTCTCAAGAGGGCCATGACCTCCGCCGGGGCATGTGGAGTCGCGCTCGCTCACACGTCGGACGACTCCGTGGAATCTTTCCTGATGAACCTCTTCCGTGGAACCGGCCCCCGGGGACTTGCCGGCATACCCGAACGAAGAGGCCCCTTCTTTCGTCCTCTTCTCTCCTTCCAGAAGTCATTCCTCAGAGAGCTGCTTCAGTATCACTGCCTCCCCTGGAGGGAGGACCTTACGAATCTCGACGACCAGCACACCAGGAACCGCGTTCGCAACAGGCTGATACCCATGTTAGAGAGGGAATTCAACCCGCGCGTGAAAGAGGCGATACTTGGAACGGCGCAGGATATGAAGTCTCTGCGACGGGAGGAGGAAAGGCTCCAGTCGGTCCTGCTTCCCCTGCTGCGGAGGGAGATCCCCTTTGCCGCCTACGCCTGTTCGCTCTCTTCCCTTCGCTCTCTCGAAGAAAGAGAGCTGCGCGCCTTCTTCAGGGGCGTCGGCATGGGCCTCGGGCTGAGGGTCCTGTCGCGCGAGAGGACGGAGAACCTGTGCCTGCTGACCCGTCGTTCCGCCTCATGGTGTTTTCAATGGCAGGGAGATATTTCCCTTTTCTGTAGTTCTGACCTTGTTGTGTGGATCAGTCCTGATATACTATCTTTGAACAGTGGAACCGAACCGACGACTTTGCGTCTTGAAGGCGAAACGGGCGGATTTTCTTTCGGAAAGTGGCGATTCAATTGGGCAAGGGAACAAGCGCCGAATTGCGTCAACGGCGTCATGGGAGCGATATTCCCGCCTATTGACGAGGTTGAGGTTCTGCCTCTCTCTCGCCTCGACGAGAAGCCGGGGGACGGATCCGTTCCGGAATGGGCCCGTCCTCTTTTCACTGTGTTGCGCTCGGGTGATTCCGTTTGGATCCCTTTCTGGGGCGGCGGAAACGCAAACGAGGACTCCCGCGGGGGTGTTCGCTTCTCCGCGGTTGCCTCGGCTGTTTCATGATGGTCTGAGTGGACGGTTGAAAAGGATGGATTACAAACTCACCGGTCTATTGCTGTCGGAAGATGCTCTCTCGGAAAGGGTCCGGGAGATCGGCGCCCGGATAGGCAGGGACTACGCCGGCAAGGAGCTTGTCGTGATCGGCATTCTGAAGGGCGCCGTGGTCTTCCTGTCCGATCTTATCCGCGCCATCCCGGACACCGTCGATATCTCGCTTGACTTCATGGCGGTCTCGTCCTACGGCGATTCGACAAGAACCCGTGGCATAGTAAAGATAGTCAAGGACCTCGATGGCAGCATCGAGGACAAGGATGTCCTGATAGTGGAGGATATCGTCGATACAGGGCTCACTCTTTCATACCTGATTAAGCTGATGAAGGAGCGTCGCCCGAGAAGCGTGCGCGTCTGCGCTCTTCTCGACAAGGAGGAGCGGCGGGAGGTCAGGGTGGACGTCGATTATAGAGGCTTTTCCATCCCGGACGAGTTCGTGGTGGGTTATGGTCTTGACTATGGTGGAAAATGGCGCCATCTGCCTGCAATTCATATAGTCACCCGGGAATGATCCAACATACTTTCATTTTCAGTCAGGGGGCGGCGATAATTTGGGCCGATTAGTAAAAAACTTGGGTTTGTACCTCATAATGATAGTGCTGGTAGTCAGCATCGTAAACGTGTTTTTATCCCCGACCCAGGGACCGCAGCAGGTCCAGGAGATAGGATACAGCACATTTCTATCCGAGGTTGCGGCCGGCAAGGTCTCAAGCGTCTTGGTGCGCGAGAACTCGATCGCCGGCAAGTTCTCCGACGGAAAGGAGTTCGTCTCGTACGTCGTCGGAGTAGGCGACCTCGCCAAGGAGTTGGCCGGGAAGGGCGTGGCAGTGGAGGTCGAACCGCCTCAACGGACGCCCTGGTGGGCCAACATGCTCTCGTCGCTCTTTCCGACCCTGCTTCTCATAGGGGTATGGGTTTTCTTCCTCTACAACATGCAGGGGGGCGGGGGCAAGGTCATGAACTTCGCCAAGAGCAAGGCGAAACTCTTCCTGGACAACAGGCCGAAGGTGACCTTCGATGACGTGGCGGGCTGCGACGAGTCCAAGGAGGAGCTCTCCGAGGTCGTCTACTACCTTCGCGACCCGTCAAGGTTCACCGCCCTAGGTGCAAAGGTCCCGAGGGGCGTGCTGCTGCTCGGGCCCCCGGGCACGGGCAAGACTCTGCTCGCGCGCGCCTGCGCGGGGGAGGCCGACGTGCCGTTCTTCAGCGTCAGCGGCTCGGACTTCGTGGAGATGTTCGTAGGAGTGGGGGCCGCTAGGGTGCGGGACCTGTTCGAGCAGGCCAGGAAGTACCAGCCCTGCATAATCTTTATAGACGAGATGGACGCCGTCGGCCGCCACAGGGGCGCCGGGCTGGGCGGAGGACACGACGAGCGGGAGCAGACTCTCAACCAGCTGCTGGTGGAGCTCGACGGGTTCGACGAGTCCACCGGAATAATTCTGCTGGCCGCCACGAACAGGCCGGACATCCTAGACCCGGCGCTGCTGCGCCCCGGTCGCTTCGACAGGCATATAGTAGTGGACAGGCCCGACGTCAAGGGGCGGGAGGCAATACTGGAGGTCCACGCCCGCGAGAAGAAGCTTGCCGAAGACGTCGACCTTGCCGTATTGGCACGACGTACCCCTGGCTTCGTTGGGGCCGACCTTGCCAACCTGGTCAACGAGGCGGCCCTGCTCGCGGCCCGCGGAGGCGGGAAGGAGGTCGCCATGAAGGACTTCGAGGAGGGGATAGACAGGGTGATAGCCGGCCCTGAGAGAAAGAGCCGTCTTGTAAGCGATAAGGAGAAGCTTATCATCGCTTATCACGAGACAGGGCACGCCCTCGTCGCGAAGCGCATACCCTCGTGCGACCCGGTTCACAAGATATCCATCATCCCAAGAGGGCACATGGCCCTGGGCTACACACTCCAGCTGCCCGAGGAGGACAGGTTCCTGATGTCCAAAAACGAACTGCTCGACAAGATCTGCGTGCTGTTCGGAGGTCGCGTGGCGGAAGAGCTGAAGTTCGGCGATGTAACCACCGGTGCCGGCAACGACCTGGAGAGGGCCACCCAGATAGCGCGTCAGATGGTCACAGAGTTCGGAATGAGCGAGAAACTTGGCCTTGTAAAACTAGGGCGCAAGCACAGCGAAGTCTTCCTCGGCAGGGATATCGGAGAGGACAGAAACTATAGCGACGCCATAGCCTACGCCATCGACCAGGAGGTCAAGGCGATAATAGACAGCTGCTATGAGAAGGTGCGCAGCATACTGATAGAGAACTCCGAGGAGATGGACATGATCGCCGAGGCCCTGCTGGAAAGGGAGATCCTCGAGGGCAAGGAGCTCGATGAGCTGCTCGGAAACAGCGATTCCGACGGGGAAGATGACTCCGTCGAAGAGAAAGACGAGAGAGAAGAGGGCAGCTTGAGCGAGGGCGACGAGGAAGAGAGAGATGACGAGAGCTCGGGTGAGGGCCACGAAGAAAAGAAAGATGACGATAGCTACAGCGACGGCGAAGAGCCGTCGGCACAGGAGCCACAGGAGCCTGCTGAACAGGAAGAAGAGGCCGAATAGAGCCAGTTGGCTGATTGCGAGTCCAGGAGGATCCGGGAGAGGCTCTCTTCCCCGGATTCTTCCTGTCTTTTCGAGGTGTTTTGATTGGCAGCTATGGAGAGGAAATTTGAACTCAAGTCCGACTGGGGCCCCTCGGGGGACCAGCCCCAGGCGATAGAAGCGCTTATAGACGGAGTGAATGAAGGGCTGAGATACCAGACCCTTATGGGCGTCACCGGGAGCGGTAAGACCTTCACGGTAGCCAACGTCATCCAGTCCGTGCAGCGCCCGGTGCTGGTGCTCGCACACAACAAGACATTGGCCGCACAGCTTTACAGCGAGTTCAAGGCGTTCTTCCCGAGGAACGCCGTGCACTACTTCGTCAGCTACTACGACTACTACCAGCCGGAGGCATACGTCCCGGCTACGGACACCTACATAGAGAAGGACGCGTCCGTGAACGAGAGGATCGAGAGATTGCGGCTGGCCGCGACGAAGGCCCTCATCGAGAGGCGCGACGTGATTGTCGTGGCGAGCGTGTCATGCATCTACGGCCTGGGGTTGAAGGAGGCGTACGAGAGCGTCATCTTTCCCTTCTCGGTGGGGGAGAGCTGGGACCGCAGGGACTTTCTCGAAAAACTCCTGGAAAACTACTACGACAGGAACGACATGGTGCTGGAGCCCGGAAAATTCAGGGCCAGGGGTGACATAGTGGAGGTCTTTCCCGCTTACGAGGAGAGCGCTCTCAGGATCTCCTTCTTCGACTCGGAGATAGAGCGCATCGACGAGTTCGACCCGGTATCGGGCAGGACGATAGAGAGTTTGGATCGGGCCTCTGTCTTCCCGGCGCAGCACTACGTCACGGACAGGGATGCGATCTCGAAGTCCGCGGGTCCCATACAGGAGGAGATGGAGGAGCAGGTCGCGTGGTTCGAGAGCCAGGGCAGGCTGCTTGAGGCGCAGCGCCTGCGAATGAGGACCATGTACGACCTCGAGATGCTGCGCGAGGTCGGGTACTGCTCGGGAATCGAGAACTACTCCCGCTACCTGGACGGCAGAAGCCCTGGCGAGCCTCCCGGCACGATGATAGACTTCTTCCCCGAGGACTTCCTGCTTATTGTAGACGAGTCTCACATCACCCTGCCGCAGGTCCGGGGGATGTACAACGGCGACAGGTCGAGAAAGCTTGTCCTAGTCGAGAACGGGTTCCGCCTGCCATCCTGCCTGGACAACCGGCCGCTTGAGTGGACGGAGTTCGAGGGTCACATCCACCAGGCGATATGTGTCACCGCGACCCCAGGCGACTACGAGATGTCTGTGTCGGGCAAGGTCGTAGAGCAGGTGATCCGACCGACCGGAGTGGTCGACCCGGAGGTGGAGGTAAGGCCCGCGCGGAACCAGGTGGACGACCTCATCTCAAGGCTGAGGGAGATAGAGAAGAGCGGCGGCCGAGCGATTGTCACCACCCTCACCAAGAAGTCCTCCGAGGACCTGGCGGAATACCTCGCGGAGCTTCGGATGAAGGCCCGCTACATCCACTCGGAGCTTAACGCCTTCGAGAGGGCGGAACTGATAAGAGACCTGAGAAGCGGAGAGATCTCTACCCTGGTCGGGATAAATTTGCTCAGGGAGGGGATGGACCTCCCCGAGGTCGAGCTGGTCGCCATCCTGGACGCGGACAGGGAAGGCTTTCTGCGGTCATACAGGTCCCTGATCCAGATGATGGGGCGCGCTGCGAGGAACACCTGCGGCAAGGTAGTGCTATACGCCGACGAGGTCACTGAAAGCATAAAAAAGACCGTCGACGAGACGGTGCGCAGGCGAGACCTGCAGACCAGGTACAACGAGGAGCACGGCATAACGCCCGCCACTATCCGCAAGGAGATAGTAAGCCTTCTCCCCGAGGAGCTTATGGACGGATCGTTGCATACCCCTTCCAAAAAGGACGGAGTCGGGGCCGAGACGTTGAGAGAGCTCTCCTTCCAGGAGATGGAACAGCTGATGTGGAAGGCGGTCGAGAGGCTCGATTTTGAGAAGGCGGCCCAAATAAGGGACGCCCTCGCGTCGTTCGAAGGGAAGGAATTTAAACGTGTTGCAGTGGATACGAATAAAAGGAGCAAGAGAGCACAATTTAAAAGACATAGACGTTGACATACCCAGGGGAAAGCTGGTGGTCGTCACCGGGCCGTCCGGCTCCGGCAAGTCGTCGCTGGCCTTCGACACACTTTACGCCGAGGGGCAGAGGAGGTACGTAGAGTCCCTGTCCGCATATGCGAGGCAGTTCCTCGGGGTTCAGAAGAAACCCGATGTAGACGACATCTCGGGCCTTTCCCCCGCCATCTCGATAGAGCAGAGGGGCACGTCGCACAACCCCAGGTCGATAGTCGGCACGGTGACGGAGGTCTACGACTACCTGAGGCTGCTATACGGCCGCGTGGGAACGCCATACTGCCCTTCCTGCGGCAAACCGGTCTACCGCCACACGCTCGACGAGATAGTAGAGCTGGTTTTCCGGGAGTTCCCCGACAGGAGACTGGAGATCCTCGCCCCCTTGGTGAGGGGTAAAAAAGGAGAGTTCCGCAACCTCTTCGCCCAGACCAGGGAGAAGGGGTTCATGCGTGTCAGGGTGGACGGGGCGGTGCTGTGGCTCGAGGAGGAGATCCAGCTCGACAAGAACAAGAGGCACTCAATCGAGGTGGTGGTGGATCGCCTGCGAATACTAGAGGACAGACGGTCGAGGATCTCCGAGGCAGTGGAGACGGCGTTCTCCCTCAGCGGTGGCTACGTGCTCCTGCTGGACGAGGAGGGAGGGGAGAGGGTTCTCACGGAGAAATTCGCCTGTGCCGACTGCGATGTCAGCAT is a genomic window containing:
- a CDS encoding aminotransferase class I/II-fold pyridoxal phosphate-dependent enzyme is translated as MKKLFLETARDIPFNRYPDPDHGELREKLSSYCGFPAERIVLGNGGDELLWMIFTKYVGPRDVVLAFSPTFSEYHRLAGLFKADLQLIPADLDGDEPVFDYDSFIRAASETSPSLVLLDTPNNPTGLTHPASFIGKVVSLAEPTILVDEAYGEFARSTWLDSMKGEDLPKNVAVLKTMSKAWGLAGLRFGYAVCGERTASELSDVRAPFNVNSLTAAAAEIALEHRSLLFEGVRGITRLRDNFIQEVNSLDGWRAFLSDGNFVLIRAPVAWDRMASFLEGISLKRIFHPLHEAESRCLVRVSVGNGQEMDFVSQALLRIQKEVGCHD
- a CDS encoding HD domain-containing protein, encoding MSSAVFIETERLFEEEGVLAGEILSSSGTLLFPAGLDLESLRAAHPDAIEQLKRHGIEKVLVKKHEPITEEEFRRLISNLSPPVVRMNPLLARVLAHQMSVIYTNASNREVRERGIRSLYSIGEHLSSEVRRIPQITLSLGEDAERKFEEVLHGVNVAVLAGFIAKKLFPSWPELAKSVTIGALFHDIGKAFISPAGGGLDRADGAYRAHPLLGEALLRDSGIKNHDILSFVRSHHESWDGGGFPDGLSGESIPVGARIVAVANAFINLMVSGEEGGRRSDRAISSVIATTLGRFDRYIVRTLLAAVGLYPAGSVVELSDGRSGVVLETRERDLIRPKILLMSGLARNREREPAIVDLRKDAALSIIRATGDYGAMPLPPLAAGEERASMLFRKHRPPTVLNPR
- the tilS gene encoding tRNA lysidine(34) synthetase TilS, which gives rise to MVLQRTGKGHRAVPYSHSAERLKKVFREIGVEQGWWKSELPIVLAVSGGVDSMALFWFFHTLWKGRIAIAHLNHGIRGESADKDQAFVGEIAKLHDAPLITESLPVPSLLRRGESLEDGARRIRYEFLKRAMTSAGACGVALAHTSDDSVESFLMNLFRGTGPRGLAGIPERRGPFFRPLLSFQKSFLRELLQYHCLPWREDLTNLDDQHTRNRVRNRLIPMLEREFNPRVKEAILGTAQDMKSLRREEERLQSVLLPLLRREIPFAAYACSLSSLRSLEERELRAFFRGVGMGLGLRVLSRERTENLCLLTRRSASWCFQWQGDISLFCSSDLVVWISPDILSLNSGTEPTTLRLEGETGGFSFGKWRFNWAREQAPNCVNGVMGAIFPPIDEVEVLPLSRLDEKPGDGSVPEWARPLFTVLRSGDSVWIPFWGGGNANEDSRGGVRFSAVASAVS
- the hpt gene encoding hypoxanthine phosphoribosyltransferase, encoding MDYKLTGLLLSEDALSERVREIGARIGRDYAGKELVVIGILKGAVVFLSDLIRAIPDTVDISLDFMAVSSYGDSTRTRGIVKIVKDLDGSIEDKDVLIVEDIVDTGLTLSYLIKLMKERRPRSVRVCALLDKEERREVRVDVDYRGFSIPDEFVVGYGLDYGGKWRHLPAIHIVTRE
- a CDS encoding ATP-dependent metallopeptidase FtsH/Yme1/Tma family protein, giving the protein MGRLVKNLGLYLIMIVLVVSIVNVFLSPTQGPQQVQEIGYSTFLSEVAAGKVSSVLVRENSIAGKFSDGKEFVSYVVGVGDLAKELAGKGVAVEVEPPQRTPWWANMLSSLFPTLLLIGVWVFFLYNMQGGGGKVMNFAKSKAKLFLDNRPKVTFDDVAGCDESKEELSEVVYYLRDPSRFTALGAKVPRGVLLLGPPGTGKTLLARACAGEADVPFFSVSGSDFVEMFVGVGAARVRDLFEQARKYQPCIIFIDEMDAVGRHRGAGLGGGHDEREQTLNQLLVELDGFDESTGIILLAATNRPDILDPALLRPGRFDRHIVVDRPDVKGREAILEVHAREKKLAEDVDLAVLARRTPGFVGADLANLVNEAALLAARGGGKEVAMKDFEEGIDRVIAGPERKSRLVSDKEKLIIAYHETGHALVAKRIPSCDPVHKISIIPRGHMALGYTLQLPEEDRFLMSKNELLDKICVLFGGRVAEELKFGDVTTGAGNDLERATQIARQMVTEFGMSEKLGLVKLGRKHSEVFLGRDIGEDRNYSDAIAYAIDQEVKAIIDSCYEKVRSILIENSEEMDMIAEALLEREILEGKELDELLGNSDSDGEDDSVEEKDEREEGSLSEGDEEERDDESSGEGHEEKKDDDSYSDGEEPSAQEPQEPAEQEEEAE
- the uvrB gene encoding excinuclease ABC subunit UvrB, with translation MERKFELKSDWGPSGDQPQAIEALIDGVNEGLRYQTLMGVTGSGKTFTVANVIQSVQRPVLVLAHNKTLAAQLYSEFKAFFPRNAVHYFVSYYDYYQPEAYVPATDTYIEKDASVNERIERLRLAATKALIERRDVIVVASVSCIYGLGLKEAYESVIFPFSVGESWDRRDFLEKLLENYYDRNDMVLEPGKFRARGDIVEVFPAYEESALRISFFDSEIERIDEFDPVSGRTIESLDRASVFPAQHYVTDRDAISKSAGPIQEEMEEQVAWFESQGRLLEAQRLRMRTMYDLEMLREVGYCSGIENYSRYLDGRSPGEPPGTMIDFFPEDFLLIVDESHITLPQVRGMYNGDRSRKLVLVENGFRLPSCLDNRPLEWTEFEGHIHQAICVTATPGDYEMSVSGKVVEQVIRPTGVVDPEVEVRPARNQVDDLISRLREIEKSGGRAIVTTLTKKSSEDLAEYLAELRMKARYIHSELNAFERAELIRDLRSGEISTLVGINLLREGMDLPEVELVAILDADREGFLRSYRSLIQMMGRAARNTCGKVVLYADEVTESIKKTVDETVRRRDLQTRYNEEHGITPATIRKEIVSLLPEELMDGSLHTPSKKDGVGAETLRELSFQEMEQLMWKAVERLDFEKAAQIRDALASFEGKEFKRVAVDTNKRSKRAQFKRHRR